From Saimiri boliviensis isolate mSaiBol1 chromosome 9, mSaiBol1.pri, whole genome shotgun sequence, a single genomic window includes:
- the BPIFA1 gene encoding BPI fold-containing family A member 1: MFQTGGLLVFYGLLAQTMAQFRGLPIPLDQALPLNANPALPLNVNPALPLNVNPALPLSPTGLAGILTNALSNGLLSGGLLGILENLPLLDILKTGGGTSGGLLGGLLGRVISVIPGLNIIDVKVTDPQLLELGLVQSPDGHRLYVTIPLGIKLQVNTPLVGTNLLRLAVKLNITAEILAVRDKQERIHLVLGDCTHSPGSLQISLLDGLGPLPIQSLLDSLTGILNKVLPELVQGKVCPLVNEVLSGLDVTLVHDIVNMLIHGLQFVIKV, from the exons ATGTTTCAAACTGGGGGCCTCCTTGTCTTCTACGGACTGTTAGCCCAGACCATGGCCCAGTTTAGAGGCCTGCCCATACCCCTGGACCAGGCCCTGCCCTTGAATGCAAATCCAGCCCTGCCCTTGAATGTTAATCCAGCCTTGCCCTTGAATGTTAATCCAGCCCTGCCCTTGAGTCCCACAGGTCTCGCAGGAATCTTGACAAATG CCCTCAGCAATGGCCTGCTTTCTGGGGGCTTGTTGGGAATTCTGGAAAACCTTCCGCTCCTGGACATCCTGAAGACTGGAGGAGGCACTTCCGGCGGCCTCCTCGGGGGACTGCTTGGAAGAGTGATATCCGTGATCCCTGGCCTGAACATCATTGA TGTAAAGGTCACTGACCCCCAGCTGCTGGAACTTGGCCTTGTGCAGAGCCCTGATGGCCACCGTCTCTATGTCACCATCCCTCTCGGCATCAAGCTCCAAGTGAATAC GCCCCTGGTCGGTACAAATCTGTTGAGGCTGGCTGTGAAGCTGAACATCACTGCAGAAATCTTAGCTGTGAGAGATAAGCAGGAGAGGATCCACCTGGTCCTTGGTGACTGCACCCATTCCCCTGGAAGCCTGCAAATCTCTCTGCTTGATGG ACTTGGCCCCCTCCCCATCCAAAGTCTTCTGGACAGCCTCACAGGGATCTTGAATAAAGTCCTGCCTGAACTGGTTCAGGGAAAG GTGTGCCCTCTGGTCAATGAGGTTCTCAGTGGCTTGGACGTCACCCTGGTGCATGACATTGTCA acATGCTGATCCACGGACTACAGTTTGTCATCAAAGTCTAA